A genomic stretch from Mycobacterium cookii includes:
- a CDS encoding cytochrome P450 — translation MYDRSSKEPRVPTKLHSTIPLHSPDFYAADPYPAYRELRATMPVCWNDVTNFWALLKYDDVRFVSSNPAIFTSTKGVTIPDPAMPSPVQPGSLIFTDPPRHRQMRKLINSGFTRRRVAVLEPKIRELVRGILDGLEPGSVHEFAEEIAAPLPTRLIAELIGAPPDDWEQFRAWSDAATGTADPEIELDPLVAAGQLYEYFQKLIAARRIEPRDDLLSVLAGAEIGGDSLTDEDLLNFAFLLLVAGNETTRNLIALGTLALINQPDQYRLLVDDPSLIPAAVEEMLRFNSPVVHMARTANVDVEIRGQHIAEGDVVVMLYGSANRDEDVFGPDAEEFRVTRHPNPHIAFGCGEHSCIGAQLARLEATVMFEELLRRFPRIELVGAVDRMRATMVPGVKRMPVRVGA, via the coding sequence GATCGGTCGTCAAAGGAGCCCCGGGTGCCCACGAAACTCCATTCGACGATCCCGTTGCACTCCCCCGACTTCTACGCAGCCGATCCGTATCCGGCCTACCGCGAACTGCGCGCGACGATGCCCGTGTGCTGGAACGACGTCACCAATTTCTGGGCTCTGCTCAAGTACGACGACGTCCGGTTCGTGTCGAGCAACCCGGCGATCTTCACGTCGACCAAGGGCGTCACCATCCCGGACCCGGCGATGCCGAGCCCGGTACAACCCGGCAGCCTGATCTTCACCGATCCGCCGCGGCACCGGCAGATGCGCAAGCTGATCAACTCCGGCTTCACCCGCCGTCGTGTCGCGGTGCTCGAACCCAAGATTCGCGAGCTGGTACGCGGGATTCTCGACGGCCTGGAGCCGGGGTCGGTGCACGAGTTCGCCGAAGAGATCGCCGCGCCGCTGCCCACCCGGCTGATCGCCGAGTTGATCGGCGCACCACCGGACGACTGGGAGCAGTTCCGGGCCTGGTCCGATGCGGCCACCGGAACCGCCGACCCGGAGATCGAACTCGACCCGTTGGTCGCCGCCGGCCAGCTCTACGAGTACTTCCAGAAGTTGATCGCGGCGCGACGTATCGAGCCGCGCGACGACCTGTTGTCGGTGCTGGCCGGCGCCGAGATCGGCGGCGATTCGCTGACCGACGAGGACCTGCTGAATTTCGCGTTTCTGTTGTTGGTGGCCGGAAACGAGACGACCCGCAACCTGATTGCGCTCGGCACCCTGGCGCTGATCAACCAACCCGACCAGTACCGGCTGCTGGTCGACGATCCGTCCTTGATCCCCGCCGCGGTCGAGGAGATGTTGCGGTTCAACAGCCCGGTGGTGCACATGGCCCGCACCGCGAACGTCGATGTCGAGATCCGCGGCCAGCACATCGCCGAAGGTGACGTGGTGGTGATGTTGTACGGATCCGCCAACCGCGACGAGGACGTCTTCGGTCCGGACGCCGAGGAGTTCCGGGTCACCCGCCACCCCAACCCGCACATCGCGTTCGGGTGTGGCGAACACTCCTGTATCGGTGCGCAATTGGCGCGTCTCGAGGCGACGGTGATGTTCGAGGAACTGCTGCGTCGTTTCCCCCGCATCGAATTGGTCGGGGCGGTCGACCGGATGCGGGCCACCATGGTTCCCGGCGTCAAGCGGATGCCGGTACGGGTGGGAGCCTGA
- a CDS encoding acyl-CoA dehydrogenase family protein has translation MRLEYTDEQVRLRDEIRATMQQVMTPERQAAVSERAEGGPAVRECVRALAQADLLGVGWPKEYGGRGFSAIEQFIFAEEARRVNAPIPLVTLNTVGPTLMHYGTEEQKQNFLPAILDGSVEFAIGYSEPGAGSDLASLRTTAVRDGEEYVINGQKMFTSGAAYADYIWLAARTDPNAKKHKGISIFIVPTSSPGFSCQPLHTMPGVSTFYTFYDNVRVPASAIVAGENQGWQLITTQLNFERAALGNLGALEPLFEQTLQWARDTELDGAAVIHQPWVQQALARVEAEVAAYKLINLRVNAAMTKGVLNMGEASAAKVFGTELAPLVARQLLEVLDHNGVRRGADAPLRGALESAYRLAVISTFGGGANEIQRDIIAMAGLGMPRAPRDLRVTEKSGGSTQ, from the coding sequence ATGCGGCTGGAGTACACCGACGAGCAGGTGCGGCTGCGTGACGAGATCCGCGCGACGATGCAACAGGTCATGACGCCGGAGCGGCAGGCCGCGGTGAGCGAACGGGCGGAGGGCGGGCCCGCGGTGCGCGAATGCGTGCGCGCCCTGGCGCAGGCGGACCTGCTGGGTGTCGGTTGGCCTAAAGAGTATGGTGGGCGCGGCTTCTCGGCCATCGAGCAGTTCATCTTCGCCGAGGAGGCGCGACGGGTCAACGCGCCTATCCCGCTGGTGACCCTGAACACCGTCGGGCCGACCCTGATGCACTACGGCACCGAGGAGCAGAAGCAGAATTTCCTGCCCGCCATCCTGGACGGCAGCGTCGAGTTCGCCATCGGCTACTCCGAGCCGGGAGCGGGTAGCGACCTGGCGTCGTTGCGCACCACCGCCGTCCGTGACGGAGAGGAGTATGTGATCAACGGGCAGAAGATGTTCACCAGCGGCGCCGCCTACGCCGACTACATCTGGCTCGCCGCACGCACCGATCCGAATGCCAAGAAGCACAAGGGCATTTCGATCTTCATCGTGCCGACCTCGTCGCCCGGGTTCTCCTGCCAGCCGCTGCACACCATGCCGGGCGTCTCGACGTTCTACACGTTCTACGACAACGTGCGGGTGCCCGCGAGCGCCATCGTGGCCGGCGAAAACCAGGGCTGGCAGCTGATCACCACCCAGTTGAACTTCGAACGCGCCGCCCTGGGTAACCTCGGCGCGCTGGAACCGTTGTTCGAGCAGACGCTGCAGTGGGCGCGCGACACCGAACTCGACGGCGCCGCCGTCATCCACCAACCCTGGGTGCAGCAGGCGCTGGCCCGCGTCGAGGCCGAGGTCGCCGCCTACAAGCTGATCAATCTGCGGGTCAACGCGGCGATGACCAAAGGTGTGCTGAATATGGGTGAAGCGTCGGCGGCCAAGGTGTTCGGCACCGAACTGGCCCCGTTGGTCGCCCGCCAGCTGCTGGAAGTACTAGACCACAACGGTGTACGCCGCGGCGCCGACGCGCCGCTGCGAGGTGCATTGGAATCGGCCTACCGCCTGGCTGTCATCAGCACGTTCGGCGGCGGTGCCAACGAGATTCAGCGGGACATCATCGCGATGGCGGGACTGGGCATGCCGCGCGCTCCCCGCGATCTGCGTGTGACCGAGAAATCAGGAGGATCCACTCAGTGA
- a CDS encoding FAS1-like dehydratase domain-containing protein, translating into MAPDPVNQPMIRHWAYALDDMNPVYLDPEFAANSRFDGIVSPPVMLQTWTMPAPKLEGIGERGGSPLEITNNPTAFLDEAGYTSIVATNSEFEINRYPKLGDVISATSVYEEVSDEKTTALGTGFFLTWVLTYTDQHGEVLGRQRFRVLRFKPAR; encoded by the coding sequence CTGGCGCCGGATCCGGTCAATCAGCCGATGATCCGGCACTGGGCCTACGCGCTCGACGACATGAATCCGGTTTATCTCGACCCGGAATTCGCAGCGAACTCGCGATTCGATGGCATCGTGTCGCCGCCGGTGATGCTGCAGACCTGGACCATGCCGGCTCCGAAACTGGAAGGCATCGGCGAGCGGGGCGGCTCCCCCCTCGAAATCACGAACAACCCCACCGCGTTTCTCGACGAAGCCGGATACACCAGCATCGTGGCGACCAACTCGGAGTTCGAGATCAACCGCTACCCCAAGCTGGGCGACGTCATCAGCGCGACGTCGGTCTACGAAGAGGTCTCCGATGAGAAGACCACGGCGCTGGGCACCGGATTTTTCCTGACGTGGGTGCTGACCTACACCGACCAGCATGGCGAAGTGCTTGGGCGACAGAGGTTCCGGGTCCTGCGATTCAAGCCGGCCCGCTGA
- a CDS encoding Zn-ribbon domain-containing OB-fold protein, which produces MRTRLAPTISPDTEFFWNGLREHRLLIQRCGGCGTLRNPPQPMCPKCRSLHWEAIESSGRGTIYSFVMPHQPKFPFFDYPYIVALIELAEGVRLVSNLTDIDPAEVRTGMPVQVYFQQFDGELVLHQFRPAG; this is translated from the coding sequence ATGAGGACACGACTTGCCCCGACCATCAGCCCGGACACGGAGTTCTTCTGGAACGGGCTGCGCGAGCACAGATTGCTGATCCAGCGCTGCGGCGGCTGCGGCACCCTGCGCAATCCGCCGCAACCGATGTGTCCGAAATGCCGTTCGCTGCACTGGGAAGCGATCGAGTCGTCGGGACGCGGCACCATCTACAGCTTCGTGATGCCGCACCAGCCCAAGTTCCCGTTTTTCGACTATCCCTACATCGTCGCCCTGATCGAGCTAGCCGAAGGCGTTCGGCTGGTGTCGAACCTGACCGACATCGACCCGGCAGAGGTCCGGACCGGAATGCCGGTGCAGGTCTACTTCCAGCAATTCGACGGGGAACTTGTGCTGCACCAATTCCGGCCGGCGGGCTGA
- a CDS encoding acyl-CoA dehydrogenase family protein, with the protein MDFTFTDEQETVTKLARDVFERRATPERLTELEAGEIRHDATLWKELAGLDLLGTALPESLGGNGGGFVELGLLLAEVGAGVAPVPVYPTLLLGADPIARNGNPEQQQRFLPGVIDGTRILSAGLQEPGRSDPARPATTARRDGANWRLDGIKELVPAGQLADTVLIPAAVEDDEVGLFLLATDATGVDVRPVPTTNREPHADVFLDGAVVSGRDKLDGDQPVESLHTRALVGLCALQVGVSDRALRMAAEYTSGREQFGRPIGSFQAVQQRMADGFIDLESIRWTTWHAAWLIAEGRPAARAAGIAKFWAAEAGARIAATAQHVHGGIGIDVSYPLHRYFLWAKHIELTLGSATQQLVRLGSTYPEGRP; encoded by the coding sequence ATGGACTTCACCTTCACCGACGAGCAGGAGACCGTCACGAAGCTGGCTCGCGACGTCTTCGAACGGCGGGCCACCCCCGAGCGGCTGACCGAGCTCGAGGCCGGTGAAATCCGCCACGACGCGACGTTGTGGAAAGAACTGGCCGGCCTCGACCTGCTCGGTACCGCGCTGCCGGAATCGCTAGGCGGTAACGGCGGTGGCTTCGTGGAACTCGGGCTGCTGCTGGCCGAGGTGGGAGCCGGCGTGGCGCCGGTTCCGGTCTATCCGACGCTGCTGCTCGGCGCCGACCCGATCGCCCGCAACGGCAATCCTGAACAACAGCAACGCTTTCTGCCCGGTGTGATCGACGGGACCCGCATCCTGTCTGCGGGCCTGCAGGAACCCGGCCGCTCCGACCCGGCCAGACCGGCCACCACCGCGCGACGCGACGGCGCCAACTGGCGACTGGACGGCATCAAAGAGCTGGTGCCGGCCGGACAACTCGCCGACACCGTGCTGATTCCCGCCGCCGTCGAGGACGACGAGGTGGGACTGTTCCTGCTGGCGACCGACGCCACCGGCGTCGATGTCCGACCGGTGCCAACCACCAACCGCGAACCACATGCCGACGTATTCCTCGACGGCGCAGTCGTTTCCGGCCGCGACAAGCTCGACGGCGATCAGCCGGTCGAATCGCTGCACACCCGCGCCCTGGTCGGCCTGTGCGCGCTCCAGGTCGGCGTGTCCGACCGGGCGTTGCGGATGGCCGCCGAATACACCAGTGGCCGTGAGCAGTTCGGCCGCCCGATCGGCAGTTTCCAAGCCGTCCAGCAGCGGATGGCGGACGGGTTCATCGATCTGGAGTCGATCCGCTGGACCACCTGGCACGCGGCGTGGCTGATCGCCGAGGGACGTCCGGCTGCGCGGGCGGCCGGCATCGCGAAGTTCTGGGCCGCGGAGGCCGGTGCGCGCATCGCCGCGACCGCCCAGCATGTGCACGGCGGTATCGGCATCGATGTGAGCTATCCCCTGCACCGCTACTTCCTGTGGGCCAAGCACATAGAGCTCACCTTGGGCTCGGCCACCCAGCAACTCGTTCGCCTCGGCAGCACCTACCCGGAAGGACGGCCATGA
- a CDS encoding MaoC family dehydratase — MTTAKSRTDTLRWSDIYVGDEVTPLEIPVTTTMIVAGAIASRDFMPVHHDRDYANKQGSPNLFMNILTSNGYCVRFLTDWAGPEAMITKLSIRLGVPCFPDDPLRFTGNVTGKTPGSDGENFIEVTFKASNSIGDHVSGTAVISLLDGARA; from the coding sequence ATGACGACCGCCAAGTCACGTACCGACACCCTGCGTTGGAGCGACATCTACGTCGGCGACGAGGTCACCCCGCTGGAGATCCCGGTGACCACCACGATGATCGTCGCCGGCGCGATCGCCTCGCGCGACTTCATGCCGGTGCATCACGACCGCGACTACGCCAACAAACAGGGCTCCCCCAACTTGTTCATGAACATCTTGACGTCCAACGGGTACTGTGTGCGGTTCCTGACCGACTGGGCCGGACCCGAGGCGATGATCACCAAGCTCTCGATTCGCCTTGGCGTGCCGTGCTTTCCGGATGATCCACTGCGCTTCACCGGCAACGTCACCGGCAAGACACCGGGATCCGACGGAGAGAATTTCATCGAGGTGACCTTCAAGGCGTCCAACAGCATCGGCGACCATGTCTCCGGCACCGCGGTGATCAGCCTGCTCGACGGGGCCCGCGCGTGA
- a CDS encoding lipid-transfer protein — protein sequence MSASLLAGNTAIAGIGQTEFSKESGRSELQLACEAVSSALDDAGLSPSDVDGMVTFTMDSSDEIEVARNVGIGDLTFFSRVPHGGGAAAGTVAHAAMAVAAGVADVVVCYRAFNERSGMRFGGSGRTSTETPLFMAHYAPFGLLTPAAWVALHAQRYMSTYGVTNEDFGRIAVVDRKHAATNPDAWFYERPITLEDHQNSRWIIEPVLRLLDCCQESDGGVALVVTSAERARDLRQPPAVLAAAAQGAAYNGEMMTSYYRDDITGLPEMGVVADKLWRDSRLNPSDIQTAFIYDHFTPFVFTQFEELGFCGRGEAKDFATVERLSLGGELPINTNGGLLGEAYIHGMNGITEGVRQIRGTSCNQVDNVEHVLVTSGTGVPTSGLILAGG from the coding sequence GTGAGCGCTTCGCTGTTGGCCGGCAACACCGCCATCGCCGGTATCGGCCAGACCGAGTTCTCCAAGGAATCCGGCCGCAGCGAACTGCAATTGGCGTGCGAGGCAGTCAGTTCTGCACTCGACGACGCCGGCCTGTCGCCCAGCGACGTGGACGGCATGGTCACGTTCACGATGGATTCGAGCGACGAGATCGAGGTCGCCCGCAATGTCGGCATCGGCGATCTGACGTTCTTCTCCCGCGTTCCGCACGGCGGCGGTGCCGCCGCCGGAACCGTCGCGCATGCGGCGATGGCGGTGGCGGCAGGCGTGGCTGACGTCGTGGTCTGCTACCGCGCCTTCAACGAACGCTCCGGCATGCGCTTCGGCGGCAGTGGCCGCACCAGCACCGAGACGCCGTTGTTCATGGCGCACTACGCCCCGTTCGGATTGCTCACTCCCGCAGCGTGGGTCGCGCTGCACGCCCAGCGCTACATGTCGACCTATGGGGTGACCAACGAGGACTTCGGCCGCATCGCCGTCGTCGACCGCAAGCACGCGGCCACCAACCCCGACGCGTGGTTCTACGAACGTCCGATCACACTGGAAGACCACCAGAATTCACGGTGGATCATCGAACCCGTTCTGCGACTGCTGGACTGTTGCCAGGAGAGTGACGGCGGCGTCGCCCTGGTGGTCACCAGCGCCGAGCGTGCCCGCGACCTTAGACAGCCGCCGGCGGTGCTAGCGGCCGCCGCCCAGGGTGCGGCTTACAACGGCGAGATGATGACCAGTTACTACCGCGACGACATCACCGGGCTGCCCGAGATGGGCGTCGTCGCCGACAAGCTGTGGCGCGACTCCAGGCTTAACCCGAGCGACATCCAAACCGCGTTCATCTACGACCATTTCACGCCGTTCGTGTTCACCCAGTTCGAGGAACTCGGCTTCTGCGGACGCGGCGAGGCCAAGGACTTCGCCACCGTCGAGCGGCTGTCGCTGGGCGGAGAGCTGCCGATCAACACCAACGGCGGCCTGCTCGGCGAGGCCTACATCCACGGCATGAACGGCATCACCGAAGGCGTTCGCCAGATTCGCGGAACCTCCTGTAACCAGGTCGACAACGTCGAGCATGTACTGGTCACCTCGGGCACCGGAGTGCCCACCAGCGGATTGATCCTCGCCGGCGGGTAG
- a CDS encoding TetR/AcrR family transcriptional regulator, with product MTQATAADTRELIVESAYACFRKQGMQKATIVDIAKAAGVSRSTIYEYFRDKAAIVEACAEHTSEQFYRQMSLAMDRGGSLEDKLSRAAVFVTQARRVIASEKYFDEEAVSLLLTKDAGVLLRECVDFLAPHLAAAKITGEVRKDLDIQSAGEWFARILFSLFSTPSSTLDMDDPEVVADFVRAHVVQGFANDRSRSRRTTDAR from the coding sequence ATGACGCAGGCCACCGCAGCCGATACCCGCGAACTGATCGTCGAGTCCGCGTATGCCTGCTTTCGCAAGCAAGGAATGCAGAAAGCGACGATCGTGGATATCGCCAAGGCGGCGGGCGTTTCCCGCAGCACCATCTACGAGTACTTCCGCGACAAGGCCGCCATCGTCGAAGCGTGCGCCGAACACACCTCCGAGCAGTTCTATCGGCAGATGTCCCTGGCCATGGACCGGGGCGGCTCGCTGGAGGACAAGCTCAGCCGCGCAGCGGTATTCGTGACCCAGGCCCGACGGGTGATCGCCTCCGAAAAGTACTTCGACGAAGAAGCGGTCAGCCTGCTGCTCACCAAAGACGCCGGCGTCTTGCTGCGCGAATGCGTCGACTTCCTCGCTCCGCATCTCGCCGCGGCCAAGATCACAGGCGAGGTGCGCAAAGACCTCGACATCCAGTCGGCGGGCGAATGGTTCGCCCGAATCCTGTTCTCGCTGTTCAGCACACCGTCCTCGACCCTGGACATGGACGACCCCGAAGTCGTCGCCGACTTCGTGCGTGCACACGTCGTTCAGGGGTTCGCCAACGACCGTTCACGGTCGCGACGCACAACCGACGCTCGCTGA
- a CDS encoding universal stress protein produces MVSTTKHYGIIVGVDGSPESEAAVSWAAHDAALRGLPLTLVHVESPAAATWSQAAILEESPEQQVAEGRSLLESASTIARDAVAETAQIQINGELLSSTTPVPNLVEQSREAELIVVGSRGRGALSRSILGSVSAGLISHAHCPVALIRDVDPLQPDAAQGPVLVGIDGSTSDLATAIAFEEASLRHTELIALHAWNDVEMNAIPGYDWSPTTTAEGHVLAEALAGWQQRYPDVSVQNRVVSDRAAHALVDASESAQLVVVGTHGSGALAGMLLGSVSNAVVQAVRRPVIVARRS; encoded by the coding sequence ATGGTCTCGACAACGAAGCATTACGGGATCATCGTCGGCGTAGACGGATCGCCGGAATCAGAAGCCGCGGTCAGTTGGGCCGCGCACGATGCTGCCCTCCGCGGTTTACCGCTGACCCTTGTGCACGTGGAGAGTCCGGCCGCCGCGACGTGGTCGCAGGCCGCGATCCTCGAAGAATCGCCAGAACAACAAGTGGCCGAGGGTCGCAGCCTCCTCGAAAGCGCCTCGACGATCGCCCGTGACGCCGTCGCCGAAACCGCGCAGATACAGATCAACGGCGAACTGCTGTCTTCTACCACCCCGGTACCAAACCTCGTCGAGCAATCCCGAGAAGCCGAACTCATCGTCGTCGGCTCTCGCGGGCGCGGGGCATTGTCACGCAGCATTCTCGGCTCAGTCAGCGCTGGACTCATCAGCCACGCACACTGTCCCGTTGCCCTGATTCGTGATGTGGATCCGCTCCAGCCGGATGCCGCGCAGGGTCCCGTACTCGTGGGAATCGACGGCTCAACCTCTGACCTCGCGACGGCAATCGCATTCGAGGAAGCGTCACTTCGCCACACCGAACTGATAGCGCTGCATGCGTGGAACGACGTCGAGATGAACGCAATTCCTGGTTACGACTGGTCACCGACAACTACCGCAGAGGGTCATGTTCTGGCCGAGGCGCTGGCGGGTTGGCAACAAAGATATCCCGACGTGTCGGTGCAGAACCGCGTCGTCAGTGACCGGGCAGCGCATGCGCTCGTCGACGCATCGGAATCCGCCCAACTTGTCGTCGTCGGGACACACGGAAGTGGTGCGCTCGCCGGCATGCTCTTGGGTTCGGTCAGCAACGCAGTCGTGCAAGCCGTCCGCAGGCCGGTGATCGTGGCGCGCCGGTCGTGA